The Vanessa tameamea isolate UH-Manoa-2023 chromosome 31, ilVanTame1 primary haplotype, whole genome shotgun sequence genome includes the window CAACGGTACAAAAAAttgaatcaaaattaataactttaaaagaaAACCGTCCGAGAGATAGTATGAACAATGAGATATCATCAACATCGAGTGAAGATGGATCCAATTCAGACGCTATCACGAAATTCAATAACTTCTACAAGTCAAGATATACTGAATCAGCTCAATCTGATAATGAAGTACTGGAATCACCAAGATCTGTGATACAAGCACGGAACCATTATAAATCTATGGGTAATATCACAGATCcgtatagaaataataatatcgtacAAAGTAGTATAAGCAACGTAGACCTAAGTCTCCATAGGagtgaaattaaaaagtttgaatCTCTTCGTATACCAATAGTTGGGTATGAAGTAATGGAGGAACGGGCTAGGTTCACGATATACAAGTTGAAAGTTGAAGATGACAAACGTGATCAATCCTGGCTAGTGTTTAGGAGGTATACGGATTTTGTCAGGTTATACAATCGTATAAAAAGCGAACAGCCAAACTTACTTCTACCGTTGCCTGGTAAACGTTGGTTTAGGGATAATTTTCAACCGGCATTCCTCGAAGAGAGGGTAAGGGGCTTGCAGACATTCGTCAACGCTATTTTACACATGCTCCCGAATCATTCGGTCGTCAGAGAATTTTTCTGCCTGGATGATCCCCCCCAAGTGTTTAGCTATCAACCGGAAGTGCAAGCCGTTTACGGTGCTTTGGAAGATTCAATAACAACACTTAAAGTACAATTGAAGCAAAAGGATGCGACAATAATGCATTTACAAAAACGTGTCGCGCTTCTGGAGGATCAGATCAAGAACTGTCCTACTTGTAGTACAAATAAATCAGCTAATATGTAGTAATTTTGATCTGATTAATAATTTCTGGAACTTTTTTACGGTATGTAGGCTCGCAAATGAATTACCTAAAGGTAAGTCAagacatttcttacatcgccaatccgCCACTAACTTTGAGAACTGAGATTAAGGAGCCGTTAGCTGTACTCTTGACTatagtactgttgtttggtggtagaacatcTATGAggggttggtacctacccagaagagcTGGAACTATgccctaccaccgagtgaaTAATTGTTATAACGTATAAGCGTTCACTGTCCTGGAAAGTGTTAATATAGGCATTTGTAATTCAGAACTGCTCGGTAAGTTAATTGAAACTGATGACAATAATCGCTTGGAGTTTAATTGCTGTTTGTCATTCGAAAATCAACATTTATTGTAAACCctatatatttgattgattcCTACTAAAAGTACGAGTCGTATAGTCGGGTGGGTCCAACCCACCATAGAATGCTGACCCCCCCAGATTAAAAAGTGTCTTATTgaatcattttgtaataattttgtttattattcgaACAAAAAGTATTACTCGTGAGCAGTAGGCTAAAATCTTAACCCACCCTTGCagcttaatttgttattatatcttaTGTCTTTGGAGTAATGAATGGAATGgcgattt containing:
- the LOC113391390 gene encoding sorting nexin-16, with product MATVQKIESKLITLKENRPRDSMNNEISSTSSEDGSNSDAITKFNNFYKSRYTESAQSDNEVLESPRSVIQARNHYKSMGNITDPYRNNNIVQSSISNVDLSLHRSEIKKFESLRIPIVGYEVMEERARFTIYKLKVEDDKRDQSWLVFRRYTDFVRLYNRIKSEQPNLLLPLPGKRWFRDNFQPAFLEERVRGLQTFVNAILHMLPNHSVVREFFCLDDPPQVFSYQPEVQAVYGALEDSITTLKVQLKQKDATIMHLQKRVALLEDQIKNCPTCSTNKSANM